The Pseudomonas saponiphila DNA window TCGGTTTCTCGGTGGCCTTCGCCTTTGCCATCGCGGCGTTGCTGGGCGGTCGCCTGGACGCCGCCTGGGCCCGCTGGTCGCGGCCCTGGACCATTGTCGCCTGGGCCTTCCTCGGCATCGGTATCACCCTGGGCTCGTGGTGGGCCTACTACGAGCTCGGCTGGGGTGGCTGGTGGTTCTGGGACCCGGTGGAGAACGCCTCGTTCATGCCTTGGCTGGTGGGCACGGCGCTGATCCACTCCCTGGCGGTCACGGAAAAGCGCGGGGTATTCAAGAGCTGGACTGTGTTGCTGGCGATTGCGGCCTTCTCCCTCAGCCTGCTGGGGACCTTCCTGGTGCGCTCCGGGGTCCTGACCTCGGTCCATGCCTTCGCCGCAGATCCCGAGCGTGGCGTGTTCATCCTGATCTTCCTGCTGTTCGTGGTGGGCGGCTCGCTGACCCTGTTCGCCCTGCGCGCGCCGGTGGTCAAGAGCCATGTGGGCTTCAACCTGTGGTCCCGTGAAACCCTGCTGCTGGGCAACAACCTGGTGTTGGTAGTGGCAGCCTCGATGATTCTGCTGGGCACCCTCTACCCGCTGGTACTGGATGCCCTGAGCGGCGCCAAGCTGTCGGTGGGGCCGCCGTACTTCAACGCGCTGTTCATTCCGCTGATGGCGCTGCTGATGGTGGTGATGGCGGTGGGCGTGCTGGTGCGCTGGAAGGACACCCCGGTGAAATGGCTGATGGGCATGCTTGGTCCGGTATTGCTGGGTAGCGTGGCCCTGGCCGTGGTGGCGGGCATTGCCTACGGCGATTTCAACTGGGCGGTGCTGGCGACCTTCCTGCTGGCGGCCTGGGTGCTGCTGGCCGGGGTGCGCGACCTCTTCGACAAGACCCGGCACAAGGGCCTGATCAAGGGGCTGCCCGGCCTGACCCGCAGTTACTGGGGCATGCAACTGGCGCACCTGGGCATCGCCGTCTGTGCCCTGGGCGTGGTGCTGTCGAGCCAGAACAGCGCCGAGCGCGACCTGCGCCTGGCGCCGGGTGAATCCATGGAACTGGCCGGCTATCACTTCATCTTCGAGGGCGCCAAGCATTTCGAAGGGCCGAACTTCACGTCCGACAAGGGCACCGTGCGTGTGGTGCGCGATGGCAAGGAAGTGGCGGTGCTGCACCCGGAAAAGCGCCTGTACACCGTGCAGAGCTCGATGATGACCGAGGCCGGGATCGATGCCGGTTTCACCCGTGACCTGTATGTGGCCCTGGGCGAACCCCTGGGTGAAGGCGCCTGGGCGGTGCGGGTGCACGTCAAGCCGTTCGTGCGCTGGATCTGGTTCGGCGGCCTGCTCACCGGTTTTGGTGGCTTGCTCGCGGCCATGGACCGGCGTTACCGGATCAAGGTTAAAAGCCGCGTGCGCGAAGCGCTGGGCATGACAGGAGCTACGGCATGAGACGCTGGATGATGATGTTGCCCCTGGCGGTGTTCCTGGTGGTGGCGGTGTTCCTCTATCGCGGGTTGTACCTGGATCCGGCCGAGCTGCCGTCGGCGATGATCGGCAAGCCGTTCCCGGAGTTCTCCCTGCCGTCGGTGCAGGGCGACAAGACCCTGACCCGTGCCGACCTGCTGGGCAAGCCGGCGCTGGTCAATGTCTGGGGCACCTGGTGCATTTCCTGCCGGGTCGAGCACCCGGTGCTGAACAAGCTGGCCGAGAAGGGCGTGGTGATCTACGGCATCAACTACAAGGACGTCAACGCCGACGCCCTGAAGTGGCTGGCCGAGTTCCACAACCCCTACCAACTGGATGTGCGTGACGAGGAGGGCTCCCTGGGCCTGAACCTCGGCGTCTACGGCGCCCCGGAAACCTTCTTCATCGATGCCAAGGGCATCATCCGCGACAAGTTTGTCGGGGTGATCGACGAAGTGGTGTGGCGCGAGCAACTGGCCGCCAAGTACCAGGCCCTGGTCGATGAGGCCAAGCCATGAAGCGCTGGTTAGCCGCCGCCATCCTCGGCCTGGGCATCGCCGGTGTGGCCCACGCTGCTATCGATACCTACCAGTTCGCCAGCGACGCCGAGCGCGAAAGGTTCCACGAGCTGACCAAGGAACTGCGCTGCCCCAAGTGCCAGAACCAGGATATCGCCGATTCCAACGCGCCGATTGCCGCCGACTTGCGCAAAGAGATTTTCCGCATGCTCGGCGAGGGCAAGGACAATCAGCAGATCATCGACTTCATGGTCGACCGCTACGGCGACTTCGTGCGCTACCGGCCGGCCCTGACCGGCAAGACCGCGCTGCTCTGGTTCGGCCCTGCCGGGCTGCTGCTGGGCGGCCTGGTGATCATTGCCGTGATTGTCCGGCGTCGGCGCGTGGAGCGCAGCGACAGCCCGAATACGCTTTCCGTCGAAGAGCGTCAGCGCCTCGACCAACTGCTGGATAAAAACCACCCATGATTGATTTCTGGCTTGCAGCAGGCCTGCTGCTCCTGATCGCCCTGAGTTTCCTGTTGATCCCGGTATTGCGCGAGCGTCGTGCCCAGCGTGAAGAGGATCGTACCGCGCTGAACGTGGCGCTTTATGAAGAGCGCGTGGCTGAACTGCACGGCCAGCAAGCCGAAGGCGTGCTCAGTGCCGAGCAGATGGACGCCGGGCGCGCCGAAGCGGCCCGGGAACTCTTGGCGGACACCGAAGGCAGCGGCACGGCGCGTACTTCGCGCCTGGGCAAGCCACTGCCATTGCTGGCGGCGCTGTTGGTGCCGGTGCTGGGCCTGGGCCTGTACCTGCATTTTGGTGCTAGCGACAAGGTCGAGCTGACCCGGGAATTCGCCCAGGCGCCGCAGTCCATGGAGGAAATGACCCGGCGCCTGGAGCGCGCGGTGGCGGCCCAGCCGGATTCTGCCGAAGGTCTGTATTTCCTCGGACGCACCTACATGGCCCAGGATCGCCCGGCAGACGCGGCGAAGATCTTCGAACGCACCGTAGCCGTGGCCGGCCGTCAGCCCGAACTCCTGGGGCAATGGGCCCAGGCCCAGTACTTCGCCGACAACAAGCAATGGTCGGACAAGGTCCAGGGCCTGACCGACGAAGCGCTGAAAGCCGACCCCAACGAAGTCACCAGCCTCGGGCTGCTGGGGATCGCCGCCTTCGAAGGCGGGCGCTACCAGGACGCCATCGATTACTGGAAACGGCTGCAGGCGCAACTGCCGCCGGACGACAACTCCCGTGCGGCGCTGCAGGGCGGGATCGAGCGGGCCAGCGAGAAGCTGGTGGCCGGTGGCGGCAAGGTTGCCAGCGAGCCTGTGGCCCCGGCCAAGGGCGCGGTGCTCAAGGTTCGGGTCGACCTGGCAGCGCAGCTCAAGGCCAAGGTCCAGCCGGGCGACAGCGTGTTCATCTTCGCCCGTGCCACCCAGGGCCCGCCCGCACCGCTGGCGGCCAAGCGCCTGACTGTGGCCGATCTGCCGGCTACAGTCGAACTGGGCGATAGCGACGCGATGATGCCGCAGTTGAAACTGTCGAACTTCCCTGAAGTCCAACTGGTCGCGCGCATTTCCCGCGCCGGCAAGCCGACGGCCGGCGAGTGGGTTGGGCGTAGCCAGCCATTGCCCAGCAGCACCACGGCCGCGCAACAGCTGACCATCGACAGTCCGGATCAATAACCAGAGAAGCCGCCATGACCGCCATCGCTCGTATCACCCTGTTGTCACTGGTCCTGGGGTTGAGCGCGTGTACGGTCCAGCGGCCGGTGCCAACCTCCTCTGAACCCATTCCGCCCGTGGGGCCGAGCACTCGCCCGGCGCCGTCCACGGCCCCGGGCAAGCACAGCGCGCCTATCCCTGCCGCCAAACCCCAGCCTCGTACCTCCGCCAGTTTTGCCCCGCCGCCAGGTGGGCACAGTCACTGGGACGCCCGGCTCGGGGTCTATGTGCTGGACGACCAGAACAACACGTTCTACCGCCAGCGCACCTATTACCGTTGGAACAACGGTTGGAGCCGCTCCATCAGCCCCGACGGACCTTGGGAAGACACTGATGTTCATGGTGTACCCGCAGGGCTGGGGCGTCAGTTCCAGTAGTCGCCAGGCTTCTTGCCTGATTGATTGCACCGGCGGCGTGCGCCTTGCCGCGACCCGCGGATGATTTAAGCCCCGGGTCGGCTGGCCGATACAGCGGGGTGTTCCTGAGTATCTGCCGTTGAGCGCCCAATGAAGAAAGACCTGAACAAACCCTATGTCGCGCCGATGGTGTTCTGGCTGGCCGTGGTCTGTGTCCTGCTGTTGCTGTATGGCCTGGGGCCGGCAGAGGTGCCGGAACTGATCTATCTGTCCCTGGCACCGCTGTACCTGCTGGTGGCTTTCGCCTTCATGTATTACTTCTTCTGCTGGAGCCTGATCTCGGTGTTCCGCCTGGGCGAGATCGGCTGGAAGAAGGTCGACTACGGCTGGCTGCTGCTGGCTTCCCTGGCGTTGATCAGCGCCACCCAGGCGGTCCGGGTGGACTGGTTCCAGAGCGACTATCAGTGGGCGCAAAGCGAGCAGGCCGGCTTGCAGCGCAGGGTGCTGGCCGAGATCGACGACATGCTCGGCAGCGCTCATTGTCAGGCCGCACTTGAGCTGCATGAGCCCCAGGATGCGGCCCAGGTCAGCAGCCTGTGCGAGCGCTTTGGCACGCTGGAACGCAGCGCCGACGGGCGTCCGTCGACCCTGGCGGTGAGCAAGGTGCAGCAGGCTCTGGATGACCTGCGTGGCGAATATTCGGCGCCCCTGGTGCAGCAATGGTTGCAGCGCCTGGGACAGACATTCGGGGAGTTGGAGCGCCAGCGCGCCGAGGTCCACCGCCTGCATGAGCTGACCCAGGTCAGCCAGGCCGAACGGCTCTACGGCTATGGCGCCCCCCTGTTACTGGTAATTGCCCTGGCCTTGCGCGCCTCCAAGGTGACGGGCGAGGTGCTGCTCAAGGCGCCCCGGCGCCGCCGGCTGTGGCTGATCGTCAACCGACGCGTGGTGCTCGATGGCCTGGGCTTTGTCCGCGGCGCCCGGGCGCGACTGGACGAAGCCCTGAGGAACTGGCGCGTGGCCCGTTGGGGCGTGGTGCACCTGTCCTGTGACTTCATCGCCGCGGCCAGTCCCCAGGACACCCCGGTGGCGGTGGCCCCGGGTTTCTATGAAAACGAATTCCGGCTCGAGACCCTGGCCGGGTTCGATGGCAGCGAGTTCGTGCAGTGGGCCGCCACTCAGACCATCGACATCCTGTACCTGGTCGGCGAAACCGATCAGGGCCTGATCGAGCGGCTGCGGCGCTGGGGCGAGGCGCTGAACATCGAGGTATTGGTCCGCGAGCGCATCTGAGGCGTGTTTCAGAGGTGCTCCAGCAACTGCTCCACGTACTCGACAAAGGCCCGGGCCTTGGCACTCACCAGGCGCCCGCCGGGAAACACCGCCCACAGTTGCTGCTGTGGCAGCTGCCAGTCGGTCAGCAGCGCCTTGACCGCGCCGCTGGCCAGCTCCGGGGCGAACATCCATTGCGAGGCGGTCGTCAGGCCCTGATGCGCCAGGACTGCCGCACGCAAGCCTTCTGCGGCATTCACCCGAATCCTGCCGCTGACGCTCACTTGCTGCTCCTGGTCGCCCTGGAAAAAGCGCCAGAGATGGCCGGGCCCCCGGTTGTAGATCAGGGCCTGGTGTTCGCTCAGATCGGCCGGATGCCGAGGCTCGCCGTGTGTGGCCAGGTATTCCGGGGTGGCCAGCAGCAGGCGAGGGCATTCGGCGATTTTGCGCGCGGTGAGGGTCGAGTCGGCCAGGCTGCCCATGCGCAGCGCCACATCCACCCCGGCTTCCACCAGATTGATGTGCTGATCGTCCAGCACCACGTCGATCTGCAGCCCGGGATGACGATCGAGAAAGGCCCCCAGGTGGGGCACGATGTGCATGCGGGCGAAGGTCACCGCGGCGCCGACGCGCAGGGTGCCATGCAATGCCGCAGCCGACCCGCGGGCGGCGTTTTCCGCCTCGCAGGCCTCTTCCAGGGTGCGCCGCGCCCGTTCGAAATAGGCCAGGCCGGCCTCGGTGGGGGTCAGGCCGCGGGTGGAGCGCAACAACAGCCGCACCTGCAGATGGGCCTCCAGTTGGGCAATGCTTTTC harbors:
- a CDS encoding heme lyase CcmF/NrfE family subunit is translated as MSSALFIPELGQLAMILALCFALVQAVLPLLGAWRGDRLWMSLAQPAAWGQFAFLVFAFGCLTHAFMTDDFSVAYVAHNSNSALPWYYKFSAVWGAHEGSLLLWALILGGWTFAVSVFSRQLPQVMLARVLAVMGLISTGFLSFLIVTSNPFARILPQVPADGRDLNPLLQDIGLIVHPPMLYMGYVGFSVAFAFAIAALLGGRLDAAWARWSRPWTIVAWAFLGIGITLGSWWAYYELGWGGWWFWDPVENASFMPWLVGTALIHSLAVTEKRGVFKSWTVLLAIAAFSLSLLGTFLVRSGVLTSVHAFAADPERGVFILIFLLFVVGGSLTLFALRAPVVKSHVGFNLWSRETLLLGNNLVLVVAASMILLGTLYPLVLDALSGAKLSVGPPYFNALFIPLMALLMVVMAVGVLVRWKDTPVKWLMGMLGPVLLGSVALAVVAGIAYGDFNWAVLATFLLAAWVLLAGVRDLFDKTRHKGLIKGLPGLTRSYWGMQLAHLGIAVCALGVVLSSQNSAERDLRLAPGESMELAGYHFIFEGAKHFEGPNFTSDKGTVRVVRDGKEVAVLHPEKRLYTVQSSMMTEAGIDAGFTRDLYVALGEPLGEGAWAVRVHVKPFVRWIWFGGLLTGFGGLLAAMDRRYRIKVKSRVREALGMTGATA
- a CDS encoding DsbE family thiol:disulfide interchange protein, translating into MRRWMMMLPLAVFLVVAVFLYRGLYLDPAELPSAMIGKPFPEFSLPSVQGDKTLTRADLLGKPALVNVWGTWCISCRVEHPVLNKLAEKGVVIYGINYKDVNADALKWLAEFHNPYQLDVRDEEGSLGLNLGVYGAPETFFIDAKGIIRDKFVGVIDEVVWREQLAAKYQALVDEAKP
- a CDS encoding cytochrome c-type biogenesis protein → MKRWLAAAILGLGIAGVAHAAIDTYQFASDAERERFHELTKELRCPKCQNQDIADSNAPIAADLRKEIFRMLGEGKDNQQIIDFMVDRYGDFVRYRPALTGKTALLWFGPAGLLLGGLVIIAVIVRRRRVERSDSPNTLSVEERQRLDQLLDKNHP
- the ccmI gene encoding c-type cytochrome biogenesis protein CcmI, producing the protein MIDFWLAAGLLLLIALSFLLIPVLRERRAQREEDRTALNVALYEERVAELHGQQAEGVLSAEQMDAGRAEAARELLADTEGSGTARTSRLGKPLPLLAALLVPVLGLGLYLHFGASDKVELTREFAQAPQSMEEMTRRLERAVAAQPDSAEGLYFLGRTYMAQDRPADAAKIFERTVAVAGRQPELLGQWAQAQYFADNKQWSDKVQGLTDEALKADPNEVTSLGLLGIAAFEGGRYQDAIDYWKRLQAQLPPDDNSRAALQGGIERASEKLVAGGGKVASEPVAPAKGAVLKVRVDLAAQLKAKVQPGDSVFIFARATQGPPAPLAAKRLTVADLPATVELGDSDAMMPQLKLSNFPEVQLVARISRAGKPTAGEWVGRSQPLPSSTTAAQQLTIDSPDQ
- a CDS encoding LysR family transcriptional regulator, which translates into the protein MDRLAAMETFVHVVESGSFSAAARRLNLGQPAVSKSIAQLEAHLQVRLLLRSTRGLTPTEAGLAYFERARRTLEEACEAENAARGSAAALHGTLRVGAAVTFARMHIVPHLGAFLDRHPGLQIDVVLDDQHINLVEAGVDVALRMGSLADSTLTARKIAECPRLLLATPEYLATHGEPRHPADLSEHQALIYNRGPGHLWRFFQGDQEQQVSVSGRIRVNAAEGLRAAVLAHQGLTTASQWMFAPELASGAVKALLTDWQLPQQQLWAVFPGGRLVSAKARAFVEYVEQLLEHL